Genomic segment of Nilaparvata lugens isolate BPH chromosome 6, ASM1435652v1, whole genome shotgun sequence:
ATTTTACATCCACTGAATACAATAAATATGCATTTAGAGAACTCTCTCCAAAAGTAAAAGTTCAAAATTCCAGTTGAAACACCAAACTTCACCTAGGTCTGAAATAACGTCTTTATTGATGAAGTagttttgatttgaaatatccAACATATAGGTATGACAAATATTGTAATATCAATAACAACAAAACCAGTAgtcttattttcaataataagttgaatcttattcaaattcaactatactgtaaattaaaaaagtgtaattttgcataaaaataatgaaatgattTGTGAAACTCACCTTCAAGGTGTCGTGCTATGGGGAACAATATGACGAGATGTTGATGTTCTTGTGATTGTTTGAGACTGAAAAGCTGGCAGCAACAGCAGCCGGTCGCCACAAATAGAACAGAGAGGATGAACTTTTCAGTAGTGAAGCCAACGCTAGGACCTGGAACCGTAGGCTACTCACACTGATATTGCTCGGCTCTCTCAATCACACACCAGTAACCCTTCTCAATCCCCTCTCCCTTGCATCCCCCTTCGTCCTCCCTCCACACATCAATGTCCAATCTCCCCTCATTAAGTTTATTTCTCTCAAGCTTATAAATTTAATGCAATATccatttatttccaaaaacacaattaaatatattattttgtaatttataatataatatgatacatTATAATCAGGGTTGACCacaggataataaataataataatttaagaaATTCTGGGGGTGACCAAAAAAGGATGgttcaaaattgataaaaacatagaAACAGTGACGACTGGTTTCATTCAAACATATTAATACTATGGGGTCCCTTAAAAAGAATGCACGAAAACTTGTAGAGGTGGGTACACCTGATATCATTTAaaatgaatatcggggcaccgagctccgctctggagtacaaaagcatataaaatttattacgaaagaagaaattataatatatttatagttcatacagaaaggttctatctaatcacagtggattgagatcaattcccagaggaattcaaaaatttctctcactaaagcatgttaaattttaatcctgattaatttcacgtgaagcaaatcagagaagaacattccaaaaagatagcttatctgattggttctactggaattaattaggattaaaatttaaccggcttttgtagaaccggcactaagtacctgattgaatgattacaataaagttcaacagctgagtcataattttgtctcagtcccacacacatgcactcgctcactcacttccatcattaACAGAAAttgtcagctgtttttccaaggacgtatttatccttttaatgtccttcagcgagttatcccagggttgagacctagtgcaaacgaattttcatatcataaacctactttgttcaaatttcgtgagaatcgttagagccgttttcgagatccggtcacatacagatatataaacataaaaacatctaaacttCTTAAAATCTAAACATacaatgaacagaaattgctcgtttaatagtataggattaataAATTTTGCCGGCCAGGTTAGCCGAGCCAATTAAGGCGTTGCATGTTGCAGTCTGCTAGCGTTACCTGGTCAGTGGTCATGGATTCGAATCCCGCTGGTAGGCATGGACTTGGTAACACATGGTTCAATCACACCATCAAACGTCCATCGCACACTTTCGATTATCCATGCACAAACAAAATCTCAAGTGGGTAtcaccaatacctactattacttagtagaattaatagtaggtattggtatcacccgcaataaaaataattattttagaaatattatcaAGTAGTTCTGGAACTAGAAGATACATTAATATGACCAATGAAtccataataataatgtatgatCAAACCtacaaaattatcataatatccTCGAgttctttttttattgaaggttGAGATGATGACTACAGCAACAAGTGCATAAACTACTTCTTTCTCTCTTGAACAACTAATGtctgaaattgattttgagtGCAGTATAAAAATTTTAAGTGTGTTTGCCGGTTGTGGATGTCTTTATGAGGCTGATCAAAAcgaatgaatggaaaataaatgaataaaactgaTACTTTTAACTCAGGTTAGACATCGGGAATTCAGGaagtttttcttttgttttctttGCTTtgcaactattattattttttctatttattgaagattcatataattatgttacacataattaaaataattatgtaaatgTTTTGTAAGCattgtaaattttttgtagGTTTTATTGATATGACAAGTACGGTACCAAGAATTcgacaaaatttcaatattgtatataaatataagtAATCACTTCTTGAAAGAAATTGAAGTTAGAAAGGAGAAAGAAGTGAATAGTGTAGGCTACACTTTACGATGATCAAATAGGTACCGTACGGTACTGTTATTCATGATTAATTGCTAAATCATTAAACGTGATTATTGTGAAACTGATATCTTACTAATAGTAAATTCTGTatgtataaattcaatctttatgATAGTCATACGGAAAAATCTTGATTCAATTCGACTTCTCAACGATGGCTCATGCTATTGGAACACAAAATTATGTAATAGCAACTATACAATTTGAAGGGTGCAAGTAATTCAATGTAATTAAACATTCAGgtttaatcattaataataaacaCTCATCCATTTATTTTACATAGAAACTATGAAGTGATAAGTAATAATCATGATCATATCATTTCACAAAGATCCACAGATTTCTCCTACCTACTAACTTCATCGAGTAGGCCTCATCATGACTCATAGTTTTCTTTCGACATAAACGAACAGAATAGTCACCCCTCTGTCTTTATTGAATTTGACTGAGGATAGAGACAGGATGAAATAGCAACAATTGTGTTCAGTGTATTTGATACACTTATCAAGAAAGAAGGTACATTTTGAAAATCTATTGAAATAGGCCTGATGATTCCAGCAATTTGTTCCAATCTCATAGCTATCTATATCTATCTAGCTCATATCCATGTCGCTAATTTGATATTACAGTAGAGCTTGAAACTTGGGTTTTAATATAGAATTCAAAATCTAGAATTATTGGAggtggaaattcaaatttaaattttacagTTAAAATTTCATATCTTCGCCTAACTACACGCATATTCCATTCCaagtgattatttatttattattttttcagagttattattttaacattttttcatcaatcaactaAATTACTTTAATCAGCTATACAGGAATATTTTactataagccagtatatttttttgttctagtttcattcaaaatttatgttttttgaataattgttttaaattctgtgaaatttatttgtttgtgatatatattcatttttaaagtgtaaatttttaagatttttttaaCGTGTGAATTGCTATTTTTGCATGATAAGAATAGCTAAAgttaatttcaaacaattttccTTTGATTGGAGGAGCTCCcctttgaaattataaaatttctattcCTGGGACCTTTATTTAGATTTTATAAAATCTGAAATTACTCTGATCATCATGCAGTGAATGCTTCAATCAAACTTACTTCGAGAGTTGAAGCagagatgacagaaataatAAGTATTTCCATACGTTATAGTTGAAGCTAATCATGGCTCCCCTCAATCATCACCCATAACTATAAGAGTGGTTGATTCTGCAAGGGCTAGTCAGTTCCACAAACTGCTGAGTACCATAGATTGGCGAGCAGTTTATGCATGGGCCTATAATTCTagtataaatttttttcattttttaatatgtTATTAATCTGCGTAAATAGTTGCTTTCCAGAAAAATCAGTTAGGCCTGAATGTGAGTCTTTCTCAGGGAGAAAATGGTACTCGGAGGAGTTGGCAGTCTTAAAAGAAACTTGTCtgcattatttttgtttaattaaaaatctcaatCGGGATGTTCATAGAGAAATTTATAAGAAGATAAGATGATGTTACAATAAGCAAGTAAAACTGGCCAAATTGAACTTTAATAATAGTCTAGTCAAGAATGCATGTGACAAACAAATATGTGTAATATAATCAGAGATAATCTAGCATTAAACAGAAAACCAGCACATCAATGTAAGATTGTGACTAAGTTCAACCCTCATTTGTTGACAGTATAGCCGGTGTTGTAACGAACCTACCCGGTATGTAGCTCACACACTGTGTCGTATTATTATGTTAAGAGAACTAATGTGGATGATATTTCCTTTACGTTGAAACATTCAACCGTCGAAGAGGTTTATGGAGCTCTCATCTCCTTGAGTAGTGGACTAATAGTCTTGACTTCTTCAACTTAAATTCTCTTATCTGCAGTAAAATCAGTAGTTAccatattatatgaaaaattttaGCATACATTTTTAATGAATGTATTGATTCAGGCAACATACCCGGATATTCTTAAGATTTCAAAGGCagttccaattttcaagaaGGGAGACCTCAACGAGTGTGGTAACTATAGAACAATTTTAGTAGTGTCTATCTTTTCAAAAGTTACGGTATCTGATTGCAGTGCAGGTTGCTCAATTCCTTGAAGGAaacattggattcaggaagaaacatTCTACTTGATTCAacattcattctttatttacaAATCATACAGCACTTTGatacatttattcaatcaaatatgGATCACTGAAATCTTCATGTCACATTCATTCGGTTTTGGCTCAAGTTTCTTGCAGATGGCTTCCAAAAGGTTCGTTTCAGCTAGCTGTTGATCATCATCGTCATATTTCtggaaaattcaattcaaattattagGTATATGTGAAAGCAAATTATTAGTAGAAGAGGATAAATCAGTCCCTAGGACAATGAGGAGCTAGATGGAATAGGGGCGTAAACCAAGTTCTGCCCCTTTTCCGTTAAATGCTTTTTTGGAATCTACGTAGTTTAGTTGGTATACCTGCAAAGTTTCACTCTTATATCTTCTTTCTCGAGATCATGACGTTGATTTTTAGGAGGTTATGTTTGTCAGCAGTTCTAGTTTCCACAGTCTGTGATCAGAGCTTTAAGCTTAGGCTTTTGGATTGGTTGTAAACAGAAATGCTTCATGATTATTATGCTCCAATACGTTATACTTTGCTTTTGAAATCTTAGAATTAACTTTGAGTAATAGAAAGTAttggaatttgattttttttattctattaaaccTACGTCTTTACTGATACCTGAGTGATGACCAAAAGgcatattttttgacaatatattcCCAAAGTCTCAGGCAGCTACCACTCAGGTTATTGATATTAAGATGTATATAACTTTTTTCTTATCTCATAAAGGCCTATTTCGAACAAATATGCAAAGTCCAGCAGACTAATACCATTTAGGTAGTTATAACTTTTCTGTTtgttatcatttattatttatttttgaaaaataaattcaataaatataatcattattaggtttttatttattaatcatcacccattcaatttttttattattttacagctgAAATATAATGCAAAGTctcaaatgactgaaactgccCTTCTTCCATTCAATGTGACTTGAATGGAAAAAGGGCAGTATTGAGCTGTTGAATGGAATAAGGGCAGTAACAAGCATATTTCAGACATTCAATATAGATTAACTGTAGCTGTatactttgaatttttatatctcaCTCCATTCATAAGATATCAAACTACCATAATATGGTGATATTATGATACTAGTTCCAAGTATTTAGAAAAAAAcctctctattttgaaactagtTGAAAACTTCAAGGCCCATTTTCTCGAAATCCCAATTTCTGGGTTACGCCCCTATTCCATTCAACTCCTCAATTTGATAGCATACTTATTGTAGAAtacattcatgaaatgaattcCGTAATCTATAcgattatattatttgaataaagcgCACGTTTACAAGAATAgtggaataatattgattgcgcaggaatttttgttttcaaataaaaactcTCATATGGACAGCTGTAGTTTCagttacagtaactatataaccatgGTTAATATATGGTTAAACATTAATGTATGGTTATAAAAATATAACCATGGTTATATAGTTACCGCGGTAATGTAGTTTTAGTTGATCCAATGCAATgcacctagaatacattgtatccAATGTAGTTCGAAACTCAGGAGATATTAATATTCTCCTCAATAATGATGTATCttgttcaaattaaattaaaggCGTCAAATATTGTAATTATGTATGTTATAAgagataatatgaaatatagaACCTGCTCCTATATAATAGTACCTCAGACAAGAAAGGGCTTAAATCTGTggtagtaggcctacataatatGCGCTACAAATTTCATATCGCGAATTGCATATTTCGTAACAATTTAATATCCATCGTAATTAATTTATTTGGTCATTTATTAAATCATCATATTGTTTATTGATAAAGCATAGATAGCATCAATAATTGATCAGAAATGTGATTCTGAGATATgccaatgaaaatattttagaaaatatgaaattataattatagtgcTTCCAATATTTTGCTTGTAAGCACAGATAATTATATTAGATTCAAGAATGATCAGCTACTACCGTAAGTTTCTATTTGGATTTGGAATTaaaacttcaataaacattgaatttgaattatcagTTTGtgtccattttgcattttaactCTATATTCCgtattgaaaatgtttgaatCAACTATCAACTTACATCATTGAAGACTATTGTCGGTACCCATGTCACTTTTGGCTTGAAGCTGTGTGTTCTATCGCCATTGGCAGCCAACAGCGCATCACCCTCATGTGAGCTGGAGCATGAGTTGATCTTTGCTAGGTCAACATTCGACTTCTTTGCGCACTGCAAAATTCAGCACTTGTGAGTGAcatttcaaacatttttcatgatatattttcaatatcaatttccACTGAGCCATGATGAAATCACGGTATAAACTATCAGTTTTGGAGATGATGGAGAGATTTAAACAACAATGTGAGGTAGTCTATGATGGATTTGTAGTGTTGGGTTGATGGAATGATTAGAAGATTAATCACTACGTAATCGAAACCTAacatattcatcaataaaactcAGTCCTTTCACAACTCAGTCCTTTCAACTCAATCCACATTCACAACAATGACAATGATCAATGGTTCTTGTGCAAATATATGCTAACTATACAAGtgtagaaaaaaaaaacattatcgTGTGTAGTATTCACATCAAAACCAACAGTCAAAGATCGaaatcaattcaaaatcaacaaGCTAAAGAAAAAGAGAATCACATTGctgaagtaggcctactacagtCAGAATGATGAACGACCATTCTTCGACAGTTGAGGAGTTGGCTCCTGTATATTTTGATACCTTGATTAATGCTATCTGATTATTGTACAAgcttttcaacaatttccattttaCTCTAGTAGACCTACCAATAAGTAGGTAGAATAGAAAGTCACTAGTATGAGagtaaacataattattcaacCTATTCTACTTGAAAGGAAACAACcgaattatcatattatttcatcaaaaagattgaataatgattaatttGTAGAATCATTGGTAGAATTGTAGAAACCTGTTATTTCATTCTGTATTTTAATGTacgatataaaaattaataacgataaagtaatgaaaatatttattttatactactttatttattcatttgaaaactaTATTCgttcaaacataataaattctattattttgtattttaatgtaCGTTAccgtattaaataaataaatacggtacaatacaataaaaaataaaacagtaGAAATGTAGTATTTCAGGCTACCATACAcatatattgtataaaatacaacAAAGGACAACATTTAAGTTATTAGAAGCAGTAAGAATGAAATGCGTTTAAACTTTTAATGTGGAGGTCCAGAGCCTCATTACCACCTTCACCTACCTCATTCAAAACTTTGTCCTCATTTTTTAAAACCATCAAGCATGAGATGAAGTCTACCACTTGATTTTGATCAGTTATGTACTTCAAAGcgcaagaatgaattttgttgtaTCTGCATTCATCAGGGCCGTGCTGACAGGTGAATGTGTAGGTACCATTCGAAACTTTGTGCTGAAATACAAATCAGATGCAGTAAATAGAAAATAACAATTCtagagtgaaaatattattgatattcgaGTCTCAAGGTTATAACACTACTAAGATAAAATTGGTTTTTTGAAGCTAGTCTTTGATTTTAGCGAGTGAGGAAAGCTAGGCACTTCATAAAATTGAAcgaaaaatattctcaaataaaTATGCTGATGTTTTATAACGATTAACGAAAGTTTTATGACTAATCTCACAACAATATTGTTTTGGATTAagatattgataaaaattatccatAAATAACATTCTCAGTAATTTTccatatataataaatacattaataggtacacatttttcattttaattatatatACTGCACTGTAGTATATTTGAATCAaccattttcataatatttttgctCATTTTGGACATAGGCCTATATTGaagcatttatttatacattacagTAATAGATACCATACAATAACATTCTCAACtcattatgaatgattgagagAGGCCTATCATTGAAACATGCacttgtttattcatttatacattaatagatGAAATATTACTTTAAACTAATTATGAATGATCGGGAGAGGAACaacaacccaaaactgttcattccccaaattttgatagaattaaTAGTCGAAAAAAAGTTAATGTTTATCATCACTTCATAAGTTCTGTCTAATTGTTAgtccaaatatatataatatttaaaaaaaatatttattagtaCG
This window contains:
- the LOC111054724 gene encoding GILT-like protein 1 isoform X1, encoding MGTISLSFFVGVLSLLVCTATAQGGNAVTLTLFYEANCPFCMGFVTQQIQPTFDKIGKYMKVDLVPYGNGRHKVSNGTYTFTCQHGPDECRYNKIHSCALKYITDQNQVVDFISCLMVLKNEDKVLNECAKKSNVDLAKINSCSSSHEGDALLAANGDRTHSFKPKVTWVPTIVFNDKYDDDDQQLAETNLLEAICKKLEPKPNECDMKISVIHI
- the LOC111054724 gene encoding GILT-like protein 1 isoform X2 is translated as MGTISLSFFVGVLSLLVCTATAQGGNVLKVTIFYESKCSDSMSFITEQLKPTFEKVGQYLKIDLVPYGNAEHKVSNGTYTFTCQHGPDECRYNKIHSCALKYITDQNQVVDFISCLMVLKNEDKVLNECAKKSNVDLAKINSCSSSHEGDALLAANGDRTHSFKPKVTWVPTIVFNDKYDDDDQQLAETNLLEAICKKLEPKPNECDMKISVIHI